In one Dermatophilaceae bacterium Sec6.4 genomic region, the following are encoded:
- a CDS encoding 2-dehydropantoate 2-reductase N-terminal domain-containing protein yields the protein MWILVLGAGVIGSVYANRLMEAGHEVVLMARGSRLEELREHGLIVQDAESGERKTTPVVAVSRPDPDDHFDLTLVPVRAEQLGDTLPFLTAMTDRSDVLFFGNTANRQAELVDALGERAFFGFPAVGGTRDGPIIKYVLIAQQKTMLGEPSGATSSRARLLRDTLESAGFPMQTSADIDAWLVGHAAFVVPIAFALYRVGVDPPRLAADRPTMRLMVNGTRQAFNALQSAGNTEIPSNLRVLYRLPNFLVIAYWRRVLASPRGELWFGAHSRAAREEMQTLAQQLLVSVRATGRATPDLDQLLDIRT from the coding sequence GTGTGGATTCTTGTGCTCGGTGCTGGCGTGATCGGCAGTGTCTATGCGAACCGGTTAATGGAGGCCGGACACGAGGTCGTTCTGATGGCTCGTGGCAGCCGACTGGAAGAGCTTCGGGAGCACGGTTTGATCGTGCAGGACGCCGAATCCGGAGAACGTAAGACGACGCCGGTCGTTGCGGTCAGCCGACCAGATCCTGATGATCACTTTGATCTAACGCTTGTACCCGTGCGCGCCGAGCAACTTGGTGACACGCTCCCTTTCTTGACCGCGATGACGGACCGTTCAGACGTGCTGTTCTTCGGCAACACCGCCAACCGTCAGGCCGAGCTGGTGGACGCTCTTGGAGAGCGCGCCTTCTTCGGTTTCCCCGCGGTCGGCGGGACCCGAGACGGCCCGATCATCAAGTACGTTCTGATCGCGCAGCAGAAGACGATGCTGGGCGAGCCGAGTGGCGCGACGAGTTCGCGGGCTCGACTCCTTCGAGACACCCTCGAGAGCGCTGGCTTCCCCATGCAGACCAGCGCCGACATCGACGCCTGGCTGGTGGGACACGCTGCCTTCGTCGTACCGATCGCCTTCGCCCTCTACCGTGTAGGTGTCGATCCGCCCAGGCTGGCCGCCGACCGGCCCACGATGCGACTGATGGTGAACGGCACCCGGCAGGCGTTCAACGCACTGCAGTCCGCCGGCAACACCGAGATTCCATCGAACCTGCGGGTTCTGTACCGCCTGCCTAACTTCTTGGTCATCGCCTATTGGCGTCGCGTGCTTGCCAGTCCCCGCGGAGAACTTTGGTTCGGGGCCCACAGTCGGGCAGCTCGAGAAGAAATGCAGACCCTCGCGCAGCAGCTGCTTGTTTCCGTCCGAGCTACCGGTCGCGCAACACCTGACCTCGACCAGCTACTGGATATCCGCACCTGA
- a CDS encoding ROK family glucokinase — protein MGADQPRGTDPRSLAIGVDIGGTKVLAGLVTHDGSLLATAHRDTPHRSTSARVVEDVIVDVVEELLAVASPGVPCALGVGAAGFVTADRSTIAFAPHLSWRHEPLKDALAQRLPMPVFIDNDANASCWAEWRFGAAIGASHVVMVNLGTGIGGAIISDGAIQRGQFGIAGEFGHMQMVPGGHRCECGNRGCWEQYASGNALVREARSMIAAGAPIAADLANMVGADPTALTGRMITQAARSADQTAVELLADIGTWLGVGLANLANAFDPGLFVIGGGVSAAGELLLGPARAAFARSLTGRGYRPAARIVQAALGNNAGFIGAADLARGGDGRTARPPVGDGSG, from the coding sequence GTGGGTGCGGATCAACCACGCGGAACGGACCCGCGCAGCCTGGCTATCGGGGTCGACATCGGCGGTACCAAGGTGCTGGCCGGTCTCGTGACGCACGACGGGTCGTTGTTGGCAACAGCGCATCGGGACACCCCGCACCGGTCAACGTCGGCCCGGGTGGTCGAAGACGTCATCGTCGATGTGGTCGAAGAACTGCTCGCGGTGGCTTCCCCCGGTGTGCCCTGCGCTTTGGGGGTCGGCGCGGCGGGCTTCGTCACGGCGGACCGGTCGACCATTGCCTTCGCACCCCACCTGTCCTGGCGCCATGAGCCGTTGAAAGACGCTCTGGCCCAGCGTCTGCCGATGCCGGTATTTATCGACAACGATGCCAACGCGTCATGCTGGGCGGAGTGGCGTTTCGGCGCCGCGATCGGCGCTTCTCACGTGGTCATGGTCAACCTGGGTACCGGTATCGGCGGAGCGATCATCTCCGACGGAGCCATCCAGCGGGGTCAGTTCGGCATCGCCGGCGAATTCGGGCATATGCAGATGGTTCCCGGCGGGCATCGATGCGAGTGCGGTAACCGGGGGTGCTGGGAGCAGTACGCGAGTGGCAATGCCCTGGTTCGCGAGGCGCGGTCGATGATCGCGGCGGGGGCCCCTATTGCCGCCGACCTCGCGAACATGGTGGGAGCTGACCCGACGGCACTGACGGGACGCATGATCACGCAGGCGGCGCGCAGCGCTGACCAGACAGCGGTGGAACTGCTGGCCGATATAGGTACCTGGCTGGGGGTGGGACTGGCGAACCTGGCCAATGCCTTCGACCCAGGGCTGTTCGTCATCGGCGGCGGGGTGAGTGCGGCTGGAGAGCTGCTTCTCGGGCCGGCCCGGGCGGCCTTCGCGCGATCGTTGACGGGGCGCGGATATCGTCCCGCAGCGCGGATCGTCCAGGCCGCGCTCGGCAACAATGCGGGATTTATCGGTGCCGCCGATCTCGCTCGCGGGGGAGACGGGCGTACCGCCCGTCCGCCGGTCGGAGATGGCAGTGGATGA
- a CDS encoding GNAT family N-acetyltransferase codes for MIDLETVTNSNWREGLGVSAAPHQARFVAGYQPVLLVILAKSAVQAGDMDWWPFLIRDGGHVVGVVAVTDERSRNGSLGIFHLLIDHNHQGHGYGRAALQHLIELGQRDQRCRALRLTVNPDNAPAIALYERAHFTVTGTNDLGEIQMILPL; via the coding sequence GTGATTGACCTGGAAACCGTCACCAACTCCAACTGGCGCGAAGGGCTCGGCGTGAGCGCTGCCCCGCACCAGGCACGGTTCGTCGCTGGTTACCAGCCGGTCCTGCTCGTGATCCTGGCAAAGTCGGCCGTACAAGCCGGCGACATGGACTGGTGGCCGTTCCTGATACGAGACGGCGGGCACGTCGTCGGGGTGGTGGCTGTTACTGATGAACGATCACGAAACGGATCGCTGGGAATCTTTCACCTACTGATCGATCACAACCACCAAGGACACGGCTACGGCCGAGCAGCGCTGCAGCACCTGATCGAACTTGGGCAGCGTGATCAGCGGTGCCGTGCGCTGCGTTTGACCGTCAACCCGGACAACGCACCCGCGATCGCGCTCTACGAACGTGCGCACTTCACGGTGACGGGAACTAACGACCTTGGCGAGATACAGATGATTCTTCCGCTGTGA
- a CDS encoding alpha/beta hydrolase, giving the protein MPERFAEIITTPVGVVEVEVHGVGAPVIVVHGSPGGVDAARAMSRFLPENAFKTICVSRPGYLGTPLDATGRSIDHESDLLAGVLDAVGVERAGVLAWSGGGPSAYRLAVRHPGRVSSVVSIAALSSRYIAPTSTAVQRFLFGTSAGTWSMRFLSRRSPEQFIRGALESEGSLSVEELRTLTQQVMADPQQRQLVLEVAATVGTGGRRRAGWRNDVANFARIDSLDLARVTCPVLLVHGDTDTDALPAYSISAHDELPNSTLVIMDRGTHLAFYAHPRAAEVQEQARRWLSDGA; this is encoded by the coding sequence ATGCCGGAGCGTTTTGCGGAAATCATCACCACTCCGGTAGGCGTGGTCGAGGTCGAGGTACATGGCGTTGGTGCGCCGGTCATTGTGGTCCACGGCAGCCCGGGTGGCGTGGACGCGGCACGGGCGATGAGCCGATTCCTCCCAGAAAATGCATTCAAGACCATCTGTGTCTCGCGCCCGGGGTATCTCGGGACCCCGCTGGACGCAACCGGCCGATCGATCGACCACGAATCGGACCTGCTCGCGGGGGTCCTTGACGCTGTTGGTGTTGAACGCGCCGGGGTGTTGGCCTGGTCAGGAGGGGGACCGTCCGCGTACCGCCTCGCGGTCCGGCACCCGGGGCGTGTGTCATCGGTTGTGTCCATCGCTGCACTGAGCTCGCGTTACATCGCACCTACATCAACCGCCGTGCAGCGATTCCTTTTCGGCACGTCAGCAGGCACGTGGTCGATGAGGTTTCTATCGCGGCGGTCGCCGGAGCAGTTCATCCGTGGGGCACTAGAAAGCGAGGGTTCGCTGAGCGTTGAGGAACTTCGTACTCTCACCCAGCAAGTGATGGCTGACCCACAGCAGCGCCAATTGGTTCTAGAGGTCGCGGCCACGGTCGGTACAGGCGGTCGCCGTCGCGCTGGTTGGCGCAACGATGTCGCGAACTTCGCACGTATCGACTCCCTAGACCTTGCCCGGGTGACGTGCCCTGTCTTGCTAGTGCATGGCGACACTGACACCGACGCGCTGCCCGCCTACAGCATTTCAGCCCACGACGAACTCCCCAACAGCACGCTCGTCATCATGGACCGGGGCACGCACTTAGCGTTCTACGCGCACCCAAGAGCGGCAGAGGTCCAGGAACAAGCGCGCAGATGGTTGTCCGACGGAGCCTGA
- a CDS encoding SRPBCC family protein, translating into MSQSTSSSLTIDAEAAVVLDVIADFDSYPQWAENVVRAEVLTQDEDGWPRTVRFELDAGVLHDTYVLAYDWAVRADGTGEVTWKLVDSTVIRALDGSYRLADHRDCTQVTYELSVDVNIPVVAVLRRKAEKSIIDQALRGLKQRCEQ; encoded by the coding sequence ATGTCGCAGAGCACTTCTTCCTCTCTCACTATCGACGCAGAGGCCGCGGTGGTGCTCGACGTGATTGCCGACTTCGACAGTTACCCGCAGTGGGCCGAGAATGTGGTCCGCGCGGAGGTGCTCACTCAGGATGAAGACGGGTGGCCCCGTACCGTCCGGTTCGAACTCGACGCGGGGGTCCTGCACGACACATATGTCCTGGCCTACGACTGGGCGGTGCGTGCGGACGGAACGGGTGAGGTGACGTGGAAACTCGTTGATTCCACGGTGATCCGCGCACTGGACGGCAGCTATCGGCTCGCCGATCACCGCGATTGCACGCAGGTGACCTACGAGCTGAGTGTCGACGTCAACATTCCCGTGGTCGCCGTGCTGCGCCGTAAGGCAGAGAAGAGCATCATCGATCAGGCGCTGCGTGGACTGAAACAGCGCTGCGAACAGTGA
- a CDS encoding type II toxin-antitoxin system PemK/MazF family toxin, giving the protein MRRGDLYTAAARGAYTGKPRPVVIVQDDRFDGTASVTVCPLTTNSLEAPLLRISVEPTRTAGIDRPSHIMVDKVTTMPRANVHDRLGHLPDADLVRLDRALLVFLGLAD; this is encoded by the coding sequence GTGAGGCGAGGCGACCTTTATACCGCCGCTGCCCGCGGCGCCTATACCGGCAAGCCGAGGCCCGTGGTCATCGTCCAGGATGATCGGTTTGACGGGACCGCTTCGGTGACGGTATGCCCGCTGACAACGAACTCGCTGGAAGCTCCACTGCTCCGGATTTCCGTGGAACCGACTCGGACAGCTGGGATCGATCGGCCAAGCCACATCATGGTCGACAAGGTCACGACAATGCCACGAGCGAACGTGCATGATCGCCTCGGTCACCTGCCCGATGCTGATCTGGTGCGGTTGGACCGCGCCCTCTTGGTCTTCCTCGGACTCGCCGACTAG
- a CDS encoding endonuclease/exonuclease/phosphatase family protein, which yields MDEQSPRPAGVVRVAAYNVRALRDDRDALVRVVRGIAADVLLLQEAPRHPGSGHRVAAFAQDVGMTWSDGRRGRMSTTLLTSLRLDVLACSHQNLPVARREEPRGFALARLRLPGYVPFTAVSVHLSLRSSQRQAHSAQILRAIGDSGPAVVGGDLNETYGQGAWITLQSRLCQVTGDVLTSPSGTPGKTIDGLLATPYWGCVVPDLELDTADLRRATDHRPVYADLDLGTPAIHTR from the coding sequence GTGGATGAACAGTCCCCGCGTCCGGCAGGTGTGGTGCGGGTGGCTGCGTACAACGTTCGGGCGCTCAGGGACGACCGAGACGCGCTGGTTCGCGTAGTACGTGGCATTGCTGCCGATGTCCTGCTGCTGCAGGAGGCCCCGCGGCATCCCGGCTCAGGGCATCGTGTTGCGGCCTTTGCGCAGGACGTCGGCATGACCTGGTCCGATGGTCGGCGGGGTCGAATGAGTACGACGTTGTTGACCAGCCTGCGCCTGGACGTGCTGGCGTGCTCCCATCAGAATCTGCCTGTCGCGCGACGTGAGGAACCTCGCGGGTTCGCCCTCGCCCGGCTGCGGCTGCCCGGGTACGTCCCCTTCACCGCGGTCAGCGTCCATTTGAGTTTGCGCAGTTCCCAGCGGCAAGCACACAGCGCGCAGATATTGCGGGCGATCGGTGACTCAGGTCCTGCCGTCGTCGGGGGAGACCTGAACGAGACGTACGGGCAGGGGGCTTGGATCACTCTGCAATCTCGGTTGTGCCAGGTGACGGGCGATGTGCTGACCAGCCCGTCCGGCACACCGGGCAAGACGATCGACGGGTTGCTGGCAACGCCGTACTGGGGTTGCGTAGTGCCTGACCTCGAGCTGGATACGGCAGATCTCCGGCGGGCCACCGATCACCGACCGGTCTACGCGGATCTGGATCTGGGTACGCCAGCGATCCACACGAGGTAG
- the pyrE gene encoding orotate phosphoribosyltransferase produces MDDFELARDIEQACRLTGSFTLRSGQVATEYFDKYLFESRPALLRRVTEAMVPLLPHDTMLLGGLELGGVPIATMVSSLTGLPVIFVRKKAKEYGTCRLAEGADVDQVHVTLIEDVITTGGAVRAATLALREQGATVETVVCAIDRSGDSEGPLTDVGVQTRAVLTRADLDDARIAGG; encoded by the coding sequence ATGGATGACTTCGAGCTCGCGCGCGACATTGAACAGGCCTGTCGGCTGACAGGGTCGTTCACTCTTCGTTCCGGGCAGGTCGCGACGGAGTATTTCGACAAGTATCTGTTCGAGTCCCGCCCGGCGCTGCTGCGGCGGGTGACCGAGGCGATGGTGCCGTTGCTGCCGCACGACACCATGTTGTTGGGTGGCCTGGAGCTCGGTGGGGTCCCGATCGCGACGATGGTCAGCTCGTTGACGGGTCTACCGGTGATCTTCGTACGCAAGAAAGCCAAGGAGTACGGCACCTGCCGCCTGGCCGAAGGCGCCGATGTCGACCAGGTTCACGTCACGCTCATCGAGGACGTCATCACTACCGGTGGTGCTGTCCGGGCCGCGACACTTGCCCTACGCGAACAGGGCGCGACCGTAGAAACCGTGGTGTGCGCCATCGATCGAAGCGGCGACAGTGAGGGTCCGCTGACGGACGTCGGGGTGCAGACACGCGCGGTGCTCACCAGGGCCGACCTAGACGATGCGCGGATAGCCGGCGGGTAG
- a CDS encoding alpha/beta hydrolase has translation MPTDLSVDVGGITLMVRLWAAEESSDCVPLVLLPATAETAEDWDLVASTLCRSRAVYAVNLRGHGPSDWPGTYSIGLMADDVTHLLDCGLTGGAVDLVGHSLGGLVACQVAAARPELVRRLVLEDVGLLHPRSADSPPKPAGVLLFDWGVVEQVRPEIDNFDPGWADVIAAIPTPTLVVAGGHRSPIPQERIDDLVRLLPNGQMVTIDAGHLVHATQPDAFIHHLVTFLGK, from the coding sequence ATGCCAACAGACCTGTCCGTAGATGTCGGAGGCATCACCCTCATGGTCCGGCTGTGGGCCGCCGAAGAATCATCCGACTGCGTGCCGTTGGTGTTGCTGCCCGCCACCGCCGAGACGGCCGAGGATTGGGACCTTGTGGCGTCGACGCTGTGCCGGTCGCGTGCCGTGTATGCGGTCAACTTGAGAGGCCATGGCCCCAGCGACTGGCCAGGGACGTACTCAATCGGGCTGATGGCAGACGACGTGACGCACCTACTGGACTGCGGGCTAACCGGTGGTGCTGTTGACCTTGTCGGCCATTCCTTGGGCGGGCTGGTTGCCTGCCAGGTCGCCGCCGCTCGTCCGGAGTTGGTGCGCAGGCTTGTGCTCGAAGACGTTGGCCTGCTGCATCCCCGCTCAGCCGATTCTCCGCCGAAGCCCGCTGGCGTTCTGCTGTTCGACTGGGGCGTTGTCGAGCAGGTACGCCCAGAGATCGATAACTTCGACCCTGGGTGGGCCGATGTGATCGCTGCGATCCCAACTCCAACCCTCGTAGTGGCCGGCGGTCATCGCAGCCCAATTCCGCAAGAACGGATAGACGACCTCGTCCGCCTCCTTCCGAATGGCCAGATGGTGACTATCGACGCTGGTCACCTCGTGCACGCCACCCAGCCCGACGCGTTCATTCACCATCTGGTGACGTTCCTGGGCAAGTAG
- a CDS encoding toxin-antitoxin system — MEQILIRNLPAGTKAALRARAEQRHRSVEAEARDVLTRALERDPVSILDMLSMDEGGDIEFEPDRLGLTARTAEL, encoded by the coding sequence ATGGAACAAATTTTGATCCGAAACCTACCCGCCGGGACAAAAGCCGCGCTGCGCGCACGTGCCGAGCAGCGCCACCGCTCGGTCGAGGCAGAGGCACGCGATGTTCTGACCCGAGCCCTAGAGCGTGATCCTGTCTCGATCCTCGACATGCTCAGCATGGATGAGGGTGGCGACATCGAATTCGAGCCTGACCGCCTGGGCCTAACTGCGCGCACAGCGGAGCTGTGA
- a CDS encoding ROK family glucokinase, with product MTLSIGIDVGGTKIAAGRVDEDGVIVARARRSTPAQSPDEIAAAIVDLIEELSAPDVCAVGVACAGYIDKAGTTVLFSPNLAWRDEPLKERICRHTTLPVVIENDANAAAYGEFVHGAGRSLQDMVMITVGTGVGGGVVNDGRLLRGAFGIGGEIGHMVVVPGGRLCGCGNRGCLEAYGSGTALTREARELVRSGAQFSARLSQLCHGDANRLTGAMVTGAAVEGDAASIDLLAQIGNCVGEAASSMAALLDPEGFVIGGGVADAGELLIEPMRAAFGRSLTGRGYRPIAQFVQAELGNDAGVIGAAVLALSAVDQ from the coding sequence ATGACGCTCAGCATCGGAATCGACGTCGGTGGGACCAAGATCGCGGCCGGGCGGGTGGACGAGGACGGCGTCATCGTTGCTCGTGCCAGGAGGTCCACCCCCGCCCAGTCACCTGACGAGATCGCAGCGGCCATCGTCGATCTGATCGAGGAGTTGAGTGCTCCCGACGTCTGCGCCGTCGGCGTGGCATGCGCCGGGTACATCGACAAAGCGGGCACAACCGTTCTCTTCTCCCCGAATCTGGCCTGGCGGGATGAGCCGCTCAAGGAGCGGATCTGCAGGCACACAACATTGCCGGTGGTGATCGAGAACGATGCCAACGCGGCGGCCTACGGTGAATTCGTGCACGGGGCCGGGCGGTCTCTGCAGGACATGGTGATGATTACCGTCGGCACCGGAGTCGGTGGTGGTGTCGTCAACGACGGTCGTCTCCTGCGCGGAGCATTCGGTATCGGCGGTGAGATCGGGCACATGGTGGTCGTTCCTGGTGGGCGGCTCTGCGGTTGCGGCAACCGCGGGTGTCTGGAGGCGTACGGCAGCGGAACCGCGCTCACCCGCGAAGCCCGGGAGTTGGTACGCAGCGGCGCCCAGTTCAGCGCCCGGTTGTCGCAACTGTGCCACGGAGATGCGAATCGCCTCACCGGCGCGATGGTGACAGGCGCCGCGGTAGAGGGCGATGCGGCCTCCATCGACCTGTTGGCGCAGATCGGCAACTGTGTCGGTGAGGCGGCATCCTCGATGGCGGCCTTGCTGGATCCCGAGGGTTTCGTCATCGGCGGTGGTGTCGCAGATGCGGGGGAGTTGTTGATCGAGCCGATGCGGGCGGCGTTCGGCCGGTCGCTGACGGGACGCGGCTACCGACCGATTGCGCAGTTCGTCCAGGCTGAGCTCGGTAACGATGCAGGTGTCATCGGGGCCGCGGTGCTTGCCCTGAGCGCCGTCGACCAGTGA
- a CDS encoding PAS domain S-box protein — MIETDTAGIVKRWSLGAEELFGYSARDAVGRKVDFIVPEHLREAHWAGFHRAMDEPVIKDLAADLPVLCADGAIRPFPGRLLVLSDGLGTALGAIAIYASEGTTGVHPFG; from the coding sequence TTGATAGAGACCGACACCGCGGGGATCGTCAAGCGTTGGAGCCTAGGCGCCGAGGAGTTGTTCGGCTACTCGGCCAGGGACGCGGTTGGGCGCAAGGTGGACTTCATCGTTCCCGAACATCTGCGCGAAGCCCACTGGGCGGGCTTCCATCGCGCGATGGACGAACCGGTTATCAAGGATCTGGCAGCGGACCTCCCGGTACTGTGCGCCGACGGTGCGATCCGGCCTTTCCCCGGTCGACTGCTAGTTCTCAGCGACGGACTCGGAACAGCACTCGGTGCTATCGCCATCTACGCAAGCGAGGGTACGACCGGGGTGCATCCGTTCGGTTGA
- a CDS encoding type II toxin-antitoxin system VapC family toxin — MKYVLDTNVVSALRVRGRNRLVELWATSVPLGDQFIAATTVAEIERGVIAKERSDTSQGTILRRWLDEHVLPTFADRVLSFDLLAARILAAYRVPEHAPFDDALIAAVAQSRQMTVATRNTKHFQPLGVLCLNPWGEASTTGR; from the coding sequence GTGAAATATGTCTTGGACACGAATGTGGTGTCCGCCCTACGAGTCCGAGGGCGCAACCGACTTGTCGAGCTTTGGGCGACATCTGTCCCGCTAGGCGATCAGTTCATCGCCGCTACGACCGTCGCCGAGATCGAGCGGGGCGTTATCGCCAAGGAACGATCCGACACCAGCCAAGGAACAATCTTGCGGCGTTGGCTCGACGAGCACGTCTTGCCCACGTTCGCTGACCGCGTGCTGTCGTTCGACCTGCTGGCCGCGCGGATCCTTGCGGCCTATCGAGTTCCCGAACATGCGCCTTTCGACGACGCCCTCATCGCCGCTGTCGCGCAGTCCAGGCAAATGACCGTCGCAACGCGCAACACCAAACACTTCCAACCCCTCGGTGTCTTATGCCTCAACCCCTGGGGTGAGGCCTCCACGACAGGTCGCTGA
- a CDS encoding antitoxin MazE family protein: MAGTRDRVRAHRQRLREQGLRPVQIWVPDVRAPEFVAQAHLQSTAIAASEHEAADQAFVDAISVDWDAEAEFDK, from the coding sequence ATGGCTGGAACGCGAGATCGGGTACGCGCGCATCGTCAGCGTCTGCGTGAACAAGGCCTACGGCCTGTTCAGATCTGGGTGCCCGATGTCCGGGCTCCTGAGTTTGTCGCGCAAGCACACCTGCAGTCCACTGCCATCGCCGCCAGCGAGCACGAAGCGGCTGACCAGGCGTTCGTCGACGCGATATCGGTCGATTGGGACGCCGAGGCGGAGTTCGACAAGTGA
- a CDS encoding GNAT family N-acetyltransferase: MLERLVEVASTDASADEVTPPLTACAAWTPTRIAWLRAFHVDRRAGLDGPAGEITWAVTLDQQVVGSDRLQRTQQSGELETGAWLTRSSRGRGVGRAAMEAALHEAAALGFTSVSAQTTASNACALGVLEHLRFDLTQSDDEGGIHARLAI; this comes from the coding sequence GTGCTTGAGCGGCTCGTTGAAGTTGCGTCCACCGACGCTTCGGCTGATGAAGTGACACCACCGTTGACCGCCTGCGCAGCGTGGACACCCACCCGGATCGCGTGGCTTCGAGCCTTTCACGTTGACCGGCGCGCTGGTCTGGATGGCCCCGCTGGTGAAATCACCTGGGCAGTCACTCTCGATCAGCAGGTTGTTGGCTCGGATCGTCTGCAACGCACCCAGCAGTCCGGTGAGTTGGAGACCGGCGCGTGGCTGACGCGTAGCAGCCGCGGTCGCGGCGTCGGTCGGGCCGCGATGGAAGCGGCCCTGCACGAGGCCGCCGCGCTGGGGTTCACCTCCGTGAGTGCACAAACCACCGCGAGCAACGCCTGCGCGCTAGGGGTTTTGGAACATCTCCGCTTCGACCTCACGCAGTCGGATGATGAGGGTGGCATCCACGCTCGCCTCGCCATCTGA
- a CDS encoding isoprenylcysteine carboxylmethyltransferase family protein gives MTPIPYTHVGARIALYVTIGVFVLLEQRTRLRSLLNRRGSRSDQSSLLVVIPSVAVGVVAAFLLASDTPGAAIRPARWGVFAVGIVLMWAGIAVRQWAITLLGRFFTVDVRVQADQMVIDRGPYRWVRHPSYSGMILTFLGMGLTLGNWLSLFVLAVVPTGGLIFRIHVEERTLLNALGEPYRHYAASRNRLFPGLW, from the coding sequence GTGACCCCGATCCCGTACACCCATGTGGGGGCGCGGATCGCGCTCTACGTGACCATCGGCGTCTTCGTGCTGCTGGAACAGCGGACGCGGCTTCGCAGCTTGCTGAACCGGCGCGGGTCACGCTCGGATCAGAGCAGCCTGCTTGTGGTGATCCCGTCGGTCGCCGTCGGCGTCGTCGCGGCGTTTCTCCTAGCCAGTGACACCCCAGGGGCCGCGATCAGACCTGCGAGATGGGGCGTGTTCGCCGTGGGCATAGTTCTGATGTGGGCCGGCATCGCTGTGCGCCAGTGGGCGATCACTCTGCTCGGCCGCTTCTTCACCGTCGACGTCCGGGTCCAAGCCGACCAGATGGTCATTGATCGCGGCCCGTACCGGTGGGTGCGCCATCCCTCCTACAGTGGCATGATCCTCACGTTCCTCGGCATGGGCTTGACGTTGGGCAACTGGCTCTCTCTATTCGTCCTCGCCGTCGTGCCCACAGGCGGTCTCATATTCCGCATTCACGTCGAAGAGCGGACGTTGCTCAACGCGCTCGGCGAGCCCTATCGCCACTATGCCGCCAGTCGCAACCGGTTGTTCCCCGGCCTCTGGTAG
- a CDS encoding alpha/beta fold hydrolase, with the protein MADGEGALSCGDVIQSFLKLSTPGAIEETVTVELGGIPQVVTIRGADRSNPVLLFVHVGPGTPLAPTAWMWQRPIEDFFTIVHYDQRAAGRSHALTDLDTVRAAMRIKDYVHDAVHLTEWLCRKLGVDQVLLAGHSWGTVIATKAVLARPDLFTAYLGVGQVVNFRAAEQSSFDWVLQEAHRHRDEHAIQELQSLMPYPGEGPLDAQKLITQRRWVTTYGGYAAGRSDCDYFIYGEVTSPDYQGLDQSAAEEGNLLSF; encoded by the coding sequence ATGGCAGACGGCGAAGGCGCACTCTCGTGCGGTGACGTGATCCAGAGCTTCCTGAAGCTGTCGACACCTGGTGCGATCGAGGAAACCGTCACGGTGGAACTGGGTGGGATCCCGCAGGTTGTGACGATCCGTGGCGCCGACCGCAGCAACCCTGTTCTACTCTTCGTCCACGTCGGGCCAGGCACTCCGCTAGCCCCGACAGCGTGGATGTGGCAGCGGCCAATTGAAGATTTCTTCACGATCGTGCACTACGACCAACGCGCCGCGGGCCGCAGCCACGCGCTGACCGACCTCGACACGGTGCGCGCCGCGATGCGCATCAAGGACTACGTACACGATGCGGTGCATCTGACCGAATGGCTCTGCCGCAAACTCGGCGTCGACCAAGTCCTACTTGCCGGCCACAGCTGGGGCACCGTCATCGCGACGAAGGCAGTCCTGGCACGACCGGATCTGTTCACCGCCTACCTTGGCGTGGGTCAGGTCGTGAACTTCCGCGCCGCTGAGCAATCCAGCTTCGATTGGGTCCTGCAAGAGGCCCACCGCCACCGCGACGAGCACGCTATCCAGGAACTGCAATCACTGATGCCCTACCCGGGGGAAGGGCCTCTGGACGCGCAGAAGCTGATCACCCAGCGCAGATGGGTGACCACCTACGGCGGGTACGCGGCAGGTCGAAGCGACTGTGACTACTTCATTTACGGCGAGGTCACCTCACCGGATTACCAGGGCCTGGACCAGTCCGCTGCCGAGGAGGGCAACCTGCTCAGCTTCTAG